Proteins found in one Bacteroidales bacterium genomic segment:
- a CDS encoding sialate O-acetylesterase gives MKTPELKTRILAIFVVLLMTTSLFAQKSNLYIYLCFGQSNMEGQGVIEAQDSTVDSRFMVFQALDCPNLGREKAHWYPAVPPTCQCFSRLSPADYFGRTMVENLPENIKVGVINVAIGGCDIRIFDKDIYRDYDSTYKEKWFTDKVAYYENNPYKYLVDLARLAQKDGVIKGILLHQGETNTGQKEWPLYVKKIYNDMLKDLGLEADKVPLLAGETLATGTNCCSSMNTIIRTLPEVIPTAHVISSEGCKGMDQAHFDSEGYRILGKRYAAEMLSIMGIKVK, from the coding sequence TTCTTGCGATTTTTGTAGTACTCCTGATGACTACCAGCCTCTTTGCCCAAAAATCAAATCTCTATATCTACCTCTGTTTTGGTCAATCCAATATGGAAGGACAGGGAGTCATTGAAGCCCAGGATTCAACTGTCGACAGCCGTTTTATGGTTTTCCAGGCCCTCGATTGCCCGAACCTGGGAAGAGAAAAAGCTCACTGGTATCCGGCAGTTCCGCCTACCTGCCAGTGCTTTTCACGGCTTTCACCGGCTGATTATTTCGGGCGGACCATGGTGGAAAACCTTCCTGAAAACATTAAGGTGGGAGTGATCAATGTGGCTATCGGCGGTTGCGATATCCGGATATTTGATAAGGATATTTACAGGGATTATGATTCAACCTATAAAGAGAAGTGGTTTACTGATAAAGTGGCTTACTATGAAAACAATCCTTATAAATACCTGGTCGACCTGGCCAGGCTGGCCCAGAAAGACGGGGTTATCAAGGGAATTCTCCTGCACCAGGGCGAAACCAATACCGGCCAGAAAGAGTGGCCGCTATATGTGAAGAAAATTTACAATGATATGCTGAAGGATCTTGGTTTAGAGGCTGACAAAGTACCCCTGCTGGCCGGTGAAACTTTGGCAACCGGCACCAATTGCTGTTCTTCAATGAATACAATCATACGAACACTCCCCGAAGTCATTCCCACTGCCCATGTAATTTCCTCTGAAGGATGCAAGGGGATGGACCAGGCGCATTTTGATTCGGAAGGATACAGGATTCTGGGAAAACGGTATGCTGCAGAAATGCTGTCGATTATGGGTATTAAAGTTAAATGA